TAGAACACATATCCAAGAGCAGGGATTCGTGAGTGCCACGTGTCAGTGCCATGGTGAAAAAATCGAACACATTTCCAAAGTTGTAATGCATGGATGCCGCGTGTCGATGCTCTCGTGAACAGTAGAACATGTTTCCAAGGGCGGGAATGCATAAATACCACAAATGGTGCTTTAGCAGTTTCGTAATACACTGATACAACCTACTTGTATCAGAGAATTATATAGAGTGGCTCTGCTTTATCTCAAAAGTTATCTTTTTAGCTGAGAGTAAAACTTAACTTCCAAAGGCATCTATCGAAGACCGTCTTATCTACCTAGAACAACAAAGATGGTAGCACGGTAATTTTATCCAACAGTAATTTTTCTTGAAAAACAGGCCAGAAATACAATTTTTGAGAACCGCCGGAACCGGCCAGTAAATGCGGATCAGGGGGCGAGTACAAAATCcaagccgcagcagcagcagaagcagAAGGAACGAACAATCCTGCGCGTGACGTCAGCGTCGCCGCGCCGCCATCAGCTACCTCCCTGCGTCCCCCTCCCGCTCTTCTCCCCTCTGCGCCCCCCCCCGACGCGACGTGTCCGCATCTGGCACCGTCCAACTCAAACCCCAACGGTCGGATCCCGCCCGGCGTGCTCTACATATCCGTCCCGGCACCCCCCACCCCGTCTCTCTTCCTCGAAGCCTTTTTTTTTCCCCCAAATCTCGCGTACTGCCCCCGACCAgctccgcccccgcgcgcgcgcgtgcgccccCGATCCGGCGGAATCAGCCGGCGCGGCCGTCGATTGGCGCCGCTGCTGCGGTGCGGGAGCgctcggcgccggcgcgggctgCGGATCGAGGCCCGGGTTGGCGGATTCGGGCGCCGCGGACGAGACCTAGGCGGCGGTGCGCCGGAGTTTGTGACGGAGGTTTGGGCGGTTGgtggaggggaggaggaggaggggttgCATATGCGCGTGACGGTCACGCCCAAGGACGAGGAGCGGCTGGTCGGCTTGATGGCGCGGGAGCGGCCGCGGTCGGCGGTGGTGACGGCGGGCGGGGATTTGGTGACCgctcccggcggcggcgaggggtcgGACGGGGACTCGTCGGGGTCGATACAGGAGATCACCGCCGACGACTTCAGGAAGGACTCGtcgtccggcggcggcggcggtgcgttgGGGGCCGTTGCTTCGGCGCCGCCGAGATCTAGGTCTTGGACGGGCCCGCCGGCCATGGGGTACATGGCGCGGAGCTACGGGCAGGCGTTCCACAGCTTCGCGTGGCTGCAGGCCGTGCAGAAGAAGCCGCTCGTGGCGTGCCCGGccccggaggaggaggcggacgAGGACGAGGTGGAGCACGCCGTGGACGACGCCTCGGACGGGGAGAAGGAGGAGGGCGAGATTGAGGAGGGGGAGGCCGTGGAGGGCTCGTCCTCGCCTCCTCGGCCGCCTCCTGAGACCATCGATTTGGACTCCGATGCGCCGGAGAAGTCAGAGTCGGTAGCTGCGGAGGGGAGCGGCGACGTGgcgcctgctgcggccgccgaggaggtggaggtggactATGACCAGCGCGTGGGGAGTATACTGGAGGAGCTCGAGATGATCTCCATTGAGGAAGCTGAGAAGTACGGATGGATGCTTCATGTTTTTGTTGAAGGGTGGCTTCGATTTTGGACGCTGAGAAAAACCAGTTTTCGTGCTGCTGTGTTGCAGGTCGTTTGAGGGCACCTGCGCACGTCTGCGTACATGCTTTGAGAACCTGAAGCCGCTGTACCCGGAGAATGGGAGCCCAGTGCAAATTCTTGATCCCCTAGTGCACCAGGCGTTCATCGGAATTGACACACTCACCACTGTAAGGCCTGGACCAAGTGTTGGTGGGTTCCCTTCCTTGACTTTAAGGCTGACGCTTCGCATTGCATTGCTGCAGGTGGCGAAGTCGTTCAACATGCCGAGGAGAGAGCAGAATAAGACAATGCTTTTGAAGTACGTGACTCATCTTCAACTAATTACAGAAGAAAACTGCCACTTTTTGTGTGACTGAAATGATTTCCTATGAATGATGTAGGTTGTTGTTCCACATCAAGAACAGATATTCATGCATGCTGACACCCGACCAGAGAGATGAGGTTAGTAATGTTTCCGTTTTGCTGCTTGCGAGCAGAATTCTGAAATTGCAATCTCAATTTTCTGTCCTGTGCATCAGCTGGACAGCCGTGTGAGGCAGTTAGTTTTCGAGGAAAAAGACAACGTCAGTGACCCAAGTACCAGTGGTGGCACAAAAGCAACAAATGTACCGGCTCCATCTGGGCAGATTTCATCAGGGAGATTGCCATTTGAATCAGGAGCAGCAAATCCATTTAGTGCCTCTAGCTTGCTGAGGTTGGAAGTACCTGCAAAAAGGATTAGTCCCTTGTTGGATCTACATGCAGATTATGACGAGAACAGCTTACCCTCGCCCACACGGGATAATGCACCTCCTTTTCCTGTGCCAAAGCCTGTTGGGTTTGGATCATTTCCAATGGTACCTGAGCGACCATCTTTCCCAGAGAGAGCTGAGCCTGGAAGGAATTCGATATATCCATCCTTAAATGATCCTCTGAAGGCTGTTTCGTCATATCAGCAGAAGTACAGGCAGAAATCTGTCTTTCCAAGTGATGATCTGCCAAGTCCAACTCCTTCTGGTGATGAGGGTAAATCTGCAGACAAAGGTGGTGATATATTTGGTGAGGTTTCCAGCCTCCCAGTTCCAAAGAAGACTGCACTGCCAAGTACAAGTCAGATGCCTGCCTCCCAACCTAACACAGTCAGCAGCAGCAATATTAGTTATGCAGGTGGTCCACCTGACTATGGTAAACAAGCTGAGCAGTCGTCTGCGGGGCCAAATCATGCACTAAAGACTACATCTAAAAGTAGAGATCCAAGGCTCAGGTTTTTGAACCGTGATTCTGCTGGTGCTACAGATGCGAATCAGCGTGTGAATTATTTGGACCCAAAGGATGGGAATTCGGGTGTTGGAGTTCCAATTATTAACCGTAAACACAAAGCAGtggatgaacctcaggtggatGAAAACTTGTTAAAAAGATTTAGGAATGGTTCCGGGGATCCAAGAAACATGCTGGTGCCAACAGGGGATCCCAATCAGCTTATGACCAACATGAGGGCTCTGCCAAATAGCAGCGGGACAAATACACCATTTTTGCAACCCCATCAAAGTTCTGCTGCACAAATCAGTGCACCTCCTGCTGTTTCATTGCCGCCTTCTCTATTAAAGGACATTGCCGTGAACCCAACAGTGCTGATGAATTGGATTAAAATGGAACAGCAGAAGATGTCAGCATCAGAACGTCAGCAGGTAGCTACTACCAGTGCCGTATCTAGTGGCATGATCAGTATTGGAACTGCTGGCATGGTTTTaccacctggcaccgctccAAGGCCCACAGAAGCTGCACAAGTTCCCTCTGTTAGGCCACAGGTTCCAATGCAGACACCACCTTTGGTAAAGCTCGTATACTTTATTCTGGTCTTCTGTACATACTGTTTACCTTGATTTACTTGTTTTATATGTTATTAGTCATAGGTGTCATTTAATGCCAACTCTTTGCTCTGTTAGGATATTTTACTGACATAAAGTTTTATTTATGTAGAACTCGCAAAACGATGCTGGTGTACTACGTATGAAGCCCCGTGACCCCAGGAGGATCCTTCATAATAACGTAGCCCAGAAAACGGATGCAGTGGGCTTGGAGCAAGTCAAATCTAATGGAACTACTCAGCCAGATTCTCAGGGCACCAAAGATCAGACTACTTCAATGGTTTCTCAACCAGCGTTGCTGTCTAGCATTGCACGGCCGTTCATCATGGGCACAAAGCATGTTGATCCTGTCTCAAATTCACAGTTGGCTGCTACAGCTCTTATGGCTCCCATGGAACATGCCTCATGCAGCATAAATAGGGCGGATCCGAGGCTAGCAGTTGAACAGAATGGTCATAATGCTGATGCAGCAAATGCTCCTGGAATACCACGCGAAGCTGGGCAGCCAGTTAACCCATGGGGTGATGTTGATCATCTCCTTGATGGTTATGATGACCAACAGAAAGCTCTCATACAGAAGGAAAGGGCAAGACGGATCACAGAACAGCAAAAAATGTTTTCAGCGCGGAAGCTATGCCTGGTGCTTGATCTGGATCACACACTACTTAATTCCGCAAAGGTATTAGACGCTTTAGCCTATGAGTTCTAAGTTTAATTGTTTTCCCATTAATGTATTGCATACTTGTTCAGTTTATAGAAGTGGACTCTATACATGAAGAGATCTTACGGCAGAAAGAGGAACAGGACAGGTCATTGCCAGAACGCCATCTCTATCGTCTTCATCATATGAATATGTGGACGAAACTGAGACCAGGAATATGGACCTTCCTTGAGAAGGTTTGTTGTGTACTTATTTAAATAAAAAGATGGCAACTTTAGTGTCTCTGCTCTGCTGTTATTTTTTGACCTGTCTGTTGCTTTGCTATAGGCGAGTAAGCTCTTTGAGTTGCATCTGTATACCATGGGAAACAAACTTTACGCTACTGAGATGGCCAAGGTTCTTGACCCTACTGGGACCTTGTTTGCTGGGCGAGTCATCTCAAGAGGTGATGATGGTGATCCATTTGACAGCGATGATCGAGTGCCCAAGAGTAAAGATCTGGATGGCGTGTTGGGGATGGAATCTGCAGTGGTAATCATAGATGATTCTGTGAGAGTGTGGCCTCACAACAGACATAATTTGATAGTTGTAGAGAGGTTTGTGTCACTGTTTATTTTTTTTTATTCTTCCTACATGAACTCATGGTAGATACATCTTGACTAAACCCCTTTCCATGAGATTTTCTGCAGATACACCTATTTCCCCTGCAGCAGACGTCAATTTGGCCTTCCTGGACCATCACTTCTAGAGATAGACAGAGATGAGAGGCCAGAGGATGGTACCCTTGCTTCTTCACTGGCGGTACGCACTTGTTTCTCCACAATTGAGCTTACGTGGGCTGAAGTCCATCTTTGATTGTTCTAACAGAGTTCTCGTGCTTTCTGGGAGTAGGTCATTGAGCGAATTCACCGCAACTTCTTTTCTCATCCTAACCTCAATGAGGCTGATGTTCGAAGCATACTAGCAGCTGAGCAGCAGAGGATCCTTGCTGGCTGTCGTATTCTCTTTAGCCGGGTTTTCCCGATTGGGGATACCAAACCCCATTTGCATCCTCTGTGGCAGACTGCAGAGCAGTTTGGTGCAGTATGCACGAACCAGATTGATGACCGGGTCACTCATGTTGTTGCCAACTCCCTCGGGACAGACAAGGTGAACTGGGCACTATCCACTGGCAGATTCGTGGTGCACCCAGGATGGTGAGGAATATTACTACTTTCATTTGCTTAAACCATTCTTTTTCTATTACATATCCTTATTTTCTAACTTGTCGAGATGACCCATCACttgattgaaattctgtatcaTGTTTGCCATCAACAGGGTAGAAGCTTCAGCTCTGCTGTACCGACGCGCCAATGAGCTTGACTTTGCAGTCAAAACTCCCTGCTGAGTCCCAGTTCTCCATCTCAGCTCCGGGGAAGAATTATTCTTCTCGGGATGGGATCCGGTCATGCAAACATAACATGATAAAAAAGAAACTAACAACACTCTAAAACCGGATCCATCGTAAGAATGACTACCTCCAACAGAATTCCAGGCTTTAATACAATGGGTAAAAAAAAATGATTTATGAAAAGCCGGAAAGAGGGGTCTAGGACAAGCGGCCGATGCCATTACCAGAGGTGGCGAGTCATTTGGTTCAGAAGTATCTCAGAAAAGAGCCGAATGTGCGCTAAAGTGAAGTCCATTGTGCACGCACCGCCTACCGTTTGTAACATGTGAAATTGGTGCAATTTTGGTAGTAGTCGTAGGTTCAGATGCCACCACAGAAATGGGGTATTTTGGTAGCTGCCGTGGGTTACCCATAGAAGTGGCAATTGAACGGACAAGGGCGGCAGCAATTTTGAACAAGGCAGTTTGTGTATGTCTGTCTTGGGGTAAACTGTGGTTGGTTGCGTCTTGTGCCGTCGAACGCTGAAAAGGCACATGGACAAGGACAGCTGGGGCGGCTCGTTGGCTGGTTTAGTGGGTCCGGATAAAGGGTATGGAGAATTGGGAGCCAATGGTAGCTGCGAATGATGTGATCGGTTGGTTACTGGTTGTTACGTGTGAAAGATTACTGCAAAGAAGGAAACGCgcgcgtgtgtgtgtgtgtgcaatCTTTAGGGGCTCCACATGAAAACCAAAAACCGTTAAGATTTCCCCGTACCtgctagttttttttttcaggtGAAATTGCTGCCGGTCTATGGAGTCTGCTTTGGCTTGGAGTCTATGTAGTATAGGTGCAGATGCTTACATACATGCATGCACAATCTTAAAATTTTTCTCTTAAACTTTATATGTAGAAAAGAACATTGATGGCGTTTTGAACATAAACGTTATGTAGAAAAGAAGACACTAGTGACTCTTTAAACGTTGAGGAAAAAATTACGGCATTTTATGTTTTGTATGACCACGTTTTGAGGAAGCGCTAAAATTACGTAAGAAAAGATGCGCCCTTACGAACTGAAGGGAAAGAAAACACGAGATTCTACAGCTGGATGAAATTAGAGATGAAAATATTATGGATATTATTCGTATAACGTACAAAATAGCTGGTTAAGCCATTTAGCATTTGGTTCTCTAAAACAGTGCCGGCTGACTGAAGTTATAGTGATTAATAGCGGCTAAATTGCACATGGAACCAAATAGCACCACATTTTTCAATTAGCTATAGCGGGAGATACTTATAGCCGGCTATTTTGAAAAATCGACCACGATGCACGTGTCTGCCCTTTA
Above is a genomic segment from Panicum hallii strain FIL2 chromosome 8, PHallii_v3.1, whole genome shotgun sequence containing:
- the LOC112902361 gene encoding RNA polymerase II C-terminal domain phosphatase-like 3, translating into MRVTVTPKDEERLVGLMARERPRSAVVTAGGDLVTAPGGGEGSDGDSSGSIQEITADDFRKDSSSGGGGGALGAVASAPPRSRSWTGPPAMGYMARSYGQAFHSFAWLQAVQKKPLVACPAPEEEADEDEVEHAVDDASDGEKEEGEIEEGEAVEGSSSPPRPPPETIDLDSDAPEKSESVAAEGSGDVAPAAAAEEVEVDYDQRVGSILEELEMISIEEAEKSFEGTCARLRTCFENLKPLYPENGSPVQILDPLVHQAFIGIDTLTTVAKSFNMPRREQNKTMLLKLLFHIKNRYSCMLTPDQRDELDSRVRQLVFEEKDNVSDPSTSGGTKATNVPAPSGQISSGRLPFESGAANPFSASSLLRLEVPAKRISPLLDLHADYDENSLPSPTRDNAPPFPVPKPVGFGSFPMVPERPSFPERAEPGRNSIYPSLNDPLKAVSSYQQKYRQKSVFPSDDLPSPTPSGDEGKSADKGGDIFGEVSSLPVPKKTALPSTSQMPASQPNTVSSSNISYAGGPPDYGKQAEQSSAGPNHALKTTSKSRDPRLRFLNRDSAGATDANQRVNYLDPKDGNSGVGVPIINRKHKAVDEPQVDENLLKRFRNGSGDPRNMLVPTGDPNQLMTNMRALPNSSGTNTPFLQPHQSSAAQISAPPAVSLPPSLLKDIAVNPTVLMNWIKMEQQKMSASERQQVATTSAVSSGMISIGTAGMVLPPGTAPRPTEAAQVPSVRPQVPMQTPPLNSQNDAGVLRMKPRDPRRILHNNVAQKTDAVGLEQVKSNGTTQPDSQGTKDQTTSMVSQPALLSSIARPFIMGTKHVDPVSNSQLAATALMAPMEHASCSINRADPRLAVEQNGHNADAANAPGIPREAGQPVNPWGDVDHLLDGYDDQQKALIQKERARRITEQQKMFSARKLCLVLDLDHTLLNSAKFIEVDSIHEEILRQKEEQDRSLPERHLYRLHHMNMWTKLRPGIWTFLEKASKLFELHLYTMGNKLYATEMAKVLDPTGTLFAGRVISRGDDGDPFDSDDRVPKSKDLDGVLGMESAVVIIDDSVRVWPHNRHNLIVVERYTYFPCSRRQFGLPGPSLLEIDRDERPEDGTLASSLAVIERIHRNFFSHPNLNEADVRSILAAEQQRILAGCRILFSRVFPIGDTKPHLHPLWQTAEQFGAVCTNQIDDRVTHVVANSLGTDKVNWALSTGRFVVHPGWVEASALLYRRANELDFAVKTPC